One Lachancea thermotolerans CBS 6340 chromosome F complete sequence DNA window includes the following coding sequences:
- the TOF1 gene encoding Tof1p (similar to uniprot|P53840 Saccharomyces cerevisiae YNL273W TOF1 Protein that interacts with topoisomerase I) yields MSTLGSSQIPEATGEFGSPQRSAEDGQPVVDNSSQILKARIALLATAIGGPDHSSEVDPPPYVIGDDCLACLKDLKRWFKLVDDKQSRWDVAAAAAQYNILTEDLLPILINWDKAHCDAIKKAKKKGGTPEDYLGNKSYHHKIALNALQLMVLMTWPLILTDQSTQNQVAHYSELKKSQVKYKKAILSVENGRVLRSAIRLAVEVIKTEKRLRTPKDNVVLRLVLNFFRNIVAIEPSDLTISSKKSLSKGINSTDMLPPSVSRDDISLSAVVGAFQTNKVFKFLLTLSSSINQEFDAAFINVPLLELIFFLIKNASHSTFFPAGGKTSSKPNQKNEGLGQTQVGSELSRLLKKEREMKKTVVRNTSTRHSRFGSLLSIQTSEHQRLTVSGGQNILDGDFALQKMDSRKKWNKRSVMKDEHVEGLASNFLNFNEEARYWDNATALVLKEFVDDFIEVGFNSLLRSVTDYFTTEEDKMVVVHQIQYLLFYSWFLKYQRLAKQSDPKLNFQPVMFALRDTACILVSQILRKAVEQKVWAVVHAGMIAFNEIMSTLATMGPEDEDIAQYVKGQILQEERIKLLSSLPRTASNHSTSYIRSCVSLVHTLLRMLESDSIESKEPQESNKNAKGRDGTFSLIEAERIAEEEGIEIEEALEIMEQRFRKASLDYNKVQRAFSVETTVKTYISFLQRFRDLEDGDIKKAIQFLYRVFAGVKEESLLYRIDFMILLKDLLGPTGLSMASRSRKHVVKFADFYMARFKERLKASPSWFVSILFPTIHDREAGHYQKYGEKLMANQNQIVLPSSKFIEAEELIGLSASALLDFKFGVLVSSLIDNEKRECVEALKQALTRTCNVLKSWLLNEVSRGDEFGHTSKEFFEPEDAFVKRSTYRDPDFRALLQLCGYEVPQSVKGKCVLIPSTPIPEIESSITLLVKYLTNAFDTPNGLPSSSYLTRPNTQGAEDDSYYFTNDGIQTEAEQDDTGNQDQYFKALESDALTNNLHSTRGVALKKRKKATRKDNAKPKTNKQNSNPRKSEREPSTNSEPSNKRQNITSAEYISDSDDSSDESMHSIFYENEMYMRFLLDKHGGLLPPDKFALFSVFSNERIKNGGLTTNDYSSLFGGPIPSLEGLKRSEGLEAPQTVSGKINNDLHDREVPRLLANQQKHLHGSSPTGSEVIQPLSNHPLLSDASDKDDEEVSKTPAQTRKRQRVMFEDDDE; encoded by the coding sequence ATGTCGACATTAGGTAGCTCGCAAATACCGGAGGCAACAGGAGAATTCGGAAGCCCTCAAAGATCTGCTGAAGATGGACAGCCTGTTGTGGACAACTCCTCtcagattttgaaagccaGAATAGCGCTGCTGGCAACGGCGATCGGTGGACCAGATCACAGTTCTGAGGTGGATCCACCACCTTATGTTATTGGAGATGACTGTCTAGCGTGCTTGAAGGACCTGAAGAGATGGTTCAAGTTAGTGGATGACAAGCAGTCGAGATGGGACGttgccgctgccgctgcaCAATACAACATTTTAACTGAAGACTTGCTTCCGATATTAATCAATTGGGATAAAGCCCATTGCGATGCCATtaaaaaggccaagaaaaaaGGTGGAACGCCCGAGGACTATTTGGGAAACAAAAGTTACCATCACAAGATTGCGTTAAATGCTCTACAGCTCATGGTCTTGATGACTTGGCCCCTTATACTGACAGACCAGTCCACTCAAAACCAAGTCGCACACTACTCAGAACTGAAAAAGAGCCAGGTGAAGTACAAAAAGGCGATACTCAGCGTCGAAAACGGACGTGTTCTAAGATCCGCCATTAGACTCGCTGTTGAAGTCAtaaaaactgaaaaacgGCTCCGAACTCCTAAGGATAACGTTGTGTTAAGACTAGTTCTTAATTTTTTTAGAAACATTGTCGCTATTGAACCTAGCGACCTGACTATCAGcagcaagaaatctttGTCAAAAGGTATCAATTCCACGGACATGCTTCCACCCAGCGTCTCGAGGGATGACATTTCTCTTTCTGCCGTTGTTGGAGCATTTCAGACAAAtaaagttttcaaattcttACTGACCCTTTCTAGCTCCATCAACCAGGAGTTTGACGCTGCATTCATAAACGTTCCCCTTTTGGAGCTCATATTCTTTCTTATAAAAAACGCCTCTCATTCCACTTTTTTCCCAGCTGGCggcaaaacttcaagtAAACCAAATCAGAAAAATGAAGGGCTTGGTCAAACCCAGGTCGGCAGTGAACTCTCAAGGTTGCTAAAAAAAGAACGtgaaatgaaaaaaacagTGGTCAGGAACACCTCAACGAGACACTCGCGATTTGGAAGTCTTTTGTCGATCCAGACATCGGAGCATCAAAGGCTCACAGTGTCTGGAGGCCAGAATATTCTGGATGGCGACTTCGCTTTACAGAAAATGGACTCCCGAAAGAAATGGAATAAGAGAAGTGTTATGAAAGATGAACACGTCGAGGGACTGGCCagcaactttttgaacttcaacGAGGAAGCTAGATATTGGGATAACGCTACCGCTTTGGTGCTGAAAGAGTTTGTCGATGATTTTATTGAAGTTGGCTTCAACTCCCTCTTGCGGAGTGTTACCGATTATTTTACTACCGAGGAAGACAAAATGGTCGTGGTTCACCAGATTCAATATCTGCTTTTCTATTCctggtttttgaagtacCAAAGACTTGCAAAGCAGAGTGATCCCAAATTAAACTTCCAGCCTGTGATGTTTGCGCTTCGTGATACAGCGTGCATATTAGTTAGCCAGATTCTCCGGAAGgctgttgaacaaaaagtttgggCCGTTGTGCACGCAGGAATGATAGCATTCAACGAGATAATGTCGACGCTGGCCACTATGGGCccagaagatgaagatATTGCACAGTACGTCAAGGgccaaattcttcaagaagagcgTATAAAGCTTTTATCCAGTCTGCCACGAACTGCTAGTAACCACTCAACTTCATATATCAGAAGTTGTGTTTCGCTTGTTCATACGCTCCTCAGAATGCTTGAGTCAGACAGTATTGAAAGTAAAGAACCCCAGGaatcaaacaaaaacgcAAAAGGCAGAGACGGCACTTTTAGTTTAATTGAAGCTGAGAGAATAGCAGAGGAGGAGGGTATCGAGATTGAAGAGGCGCTTGAAATAATGGAGCAACGCTTTCGCAAAGCCAGCTTAGATTATaacaaagttcaaagagctttttctgtGGAAACTACGGTTAAGACATACATATCCTTCCTCCAAAGATTCAGAGATTTGGAAGACGGGGACATTAAAAAGGCTATTCAGTTCCTATATCGTGTATTTGCCGGAGTAAAAGAAGAGTCTTTGTTATACCGAATTGATTTCATGATTCTACTCAAAGATCTTTTGGGACCGACTGGGCTGTCAATGGCGTCTAGATCAAGAAAGCACGTAGTAAAGTTTGCGGATTTTTATATGGCTAGGTTCAAGGAAAGACTAAAAGCCTCTCCATCTTGGTTTGTTAGCATTCTCTTCCCTACGATTCATGACAGAGAAGCTGGCCATTACCAGAAATACGGCGAAAAGTTGATGGCAAACCAAAATCAAATCGTACTACCGTCAAGTAAATTCATtgaggctgaagagctcattgGCCTTAGTGCCAGTGCTCTCCTAGATTTCAAGTTCGGGGTATTGGTTTCTTCGCTGATAGACAATGAGAAACGGGAATGCGTGGAGGCCCTCAAACAAGCCCTCACAAGGACATGCAATGTTCTGAAAAGCTGGTTATTAAATGAAGTCTCGAGGGGAGATGAATTTGGGCACACCTCAAAggaattttttgagccagaAGACGCTTTTGTTAAGAGATCAACTTACCGCGATCCTGATTTTAGAGCTTTATTACAGCTCTGCGGTTACGAGGTACCACAGAGTGTCAAGGGCAAATGCGTGTTAATTCCTTCTACACCAATCCCTGAGATAGAGTCGTCAATCACTCTTCTGGTGAAATACCTAACCAATGCGTTCGATACTCCGAATGGCCTGCCATCATCTTCTTACCTTACTAGGCCTAATACACAAGGTGCTGAAGATGACAGCTACTATTTTACTAACGACGGTATCCAAACTGAAGCTGAACAAGACGACACTGGCAATCAGGACCAATATTTCAAGGCTTTAGAGTCAGACGCATTAACCAACAATTTGCATTCAACGAGAGGTGTTGCACTCAAAAAGCGTAAGAAAGCTACTCGGAAAGATAACGCTAAGCCTAAAACCAATAAACAAAACTCCAATCCCCGGAAATCGGAAAGAGAGCCAAGCACTAACTCAGAGCCCTCCAACAAGCGCCAAAATATAACCAGCGCAGAGTACATCAGTGATTCAGACGACTCAAGTGATGAGAGTATGCACTCCATATTCTACGAAAACGAAATGTACATGAGATTTTTACTCGACAAGCACGGAGGGCTGTTACCTCCAGATAAGTTCGCTTTATTTTCAGTTTTTAGCAATGAAAGGATCAAGAACGGCGGCTTGACTACTAATGACTATTCCTCATTGTTTGGTGGCCCTATTCCAAGCTTGGAGGGTCTCAAGCGGTCGGAGGGCTTAGAAGCTCCTCAAACAGTTTCTGGAAAAATTAATAATGACCTTCATGATAGAGAAGTGCCGCGGTTGCTTGCCAATCAACAGAAACATCTGCATGGTTCCTCACCAACTGGTTCTGAAGTAATCCAGCCTCTCTCAAATCATCCTCTTTTATCAGACGCTAGCGACAAGGATGATGAGGAGGTGTCCAAAACCCCTGCTCAAACTCGAAAAAGACAGAGAGTCATGTTTGAGGATGATGACGAATAG
- the AVT2 gene encoding Avt2p (similar to uniprot|P39981 Saccharomyces cerevisiae YEL064C AVT2 Putative transporter member of a family of seven S. cerevisiae genes (AVT1-7) related to vesicular GABA-glycine transporters), which translates to MSKDPFNEPFIQGRGSHDQRGPLGDNFELSSFDRSTEVRPERLSVDSEDRFTSTFLHEQRSKSNILMAFMNMANSILGAGIIGQPFAVKNCGLLGGVLAIVLLSLLVDWTIRLIVVNLRISGKTTYQDSVELAMGRKGKLLILLSNGLFAFGGCIGFCIIIGDTIPHVLRAFFSGHDNLFHRNIVIVVVTCLISFPLSLNRDISKLSKASMLALASMVVIVVIVVIKGPGTDSAYKGSFNSSNLLITPRIFQGLSVISFALVCHHNTSFIYFSLKTPSLKRFDRLTHFSCFIAMIFCFLMGFTGFLVFKDKTKGNILNNFPGNDNAVNVARFCFGFNMLTTFPLEIFVLRDVIKDLMFFNSEPKSQPRVLSLKLHVIISTALVFGTMAISLTTCNLGALFELIGATTASLMAYILPPWVNLKLVGGNLKWRDRIPHYVCIGFGFAIMLISSTQTIISYINGGDQKHCET; encoded by the coding sequence ATGTCAAAAGATCCATTCAATGAGCCTTTTATACAAGGGCGAGGTTCGCACGACCAGAGGGGACCCTTGGGCGATaattttgagctttccaGCTTTGACCGTAGCACTGAAGTGAGGCCCGAGAGACTTAGTGTGGACAGCGAAGATAGATTTACCAGCACATTCCTACATGAACAGAGATCAAAATCAAACATTCTTATGGCGTTCATGAATATGGCCAACAGTATCCTTGGGGCAGGAATCATAGGTCAACCGTTTGCTGTCAAAAATTGCGGGCTTCTAGGAGGCGTGTTGGCAATAGTGCTGCTCTCTCTTCTAGTCGACTGGACGATACGTCTCATTGTTGTGAATCTGAGAATATCGGGAAAGACCACCTATCAGGACTCAGTCGAGTTGGCTATGGGAAGAAAGGGAAAACTACTTATTCTGCTATCAAATGGTTTGTTTGCATTTGGAGGGTGCATCGGGTTTTGTATTATCATAGGAGATACCATACCACACGTTTTGCGggcctttttttctggcCACGACAACCTCTTCCATCGAAACATTGTGATAGTTGTTGTAACTTGTCTCATTTCCTTCCCACTCTCCCTCAACAGGGACATTTCGAAACTTTCGAAAGCTTCCATGTTGGCACTCGCCAGCATGGTAGTTATCGTTGTTATTGTGGTGATCAAAGGGCCAGGGACAGATTCTGCGTATAAAGGAAGCTTTAATTCTAGTAACCTTTTGATCACGCCAAGAATATTCCAGGGCCTTTCAGTGATTTCTTTTGCGCTAGTTTGTCATCACAATACAAGCTTCATTtacttttctttgaaaacgCCTAGTTTAAAAAGGTTCGACAGGTTGACACACTTCAGTTGCTTTATCGCAAtgattttttgttttttaaTGGGCTTCACTGGCtttttggttttcaaagacaaaaccAAAGGTAACattctcaacaactttcCTGGGAATGACAACGCTGTGAACGTAGCAAGATTCTGTTTTGGATTCAATATGCTCACGACTTTTCCCTTGGAAATTTTTGTGTTGAGGGATGTCATAAAAGATCTGATGTTTTTCAATTCTGAGCCCAAGAGCCAACCGCGAGTACTGAGTTTGAAACTGCATGTCATCATAAGCACCGCGCTTGTGTTTGGTACGATGGCTATATCTCTGACAACCTGCAACCTTGGTGCGTTGTTTGAGTTAATTGGCGCCACGACAGCATCTTTAATGGCTTACATACTTCCTCCGTGGGtaaatttgaagcttgttgGGGGAAACTTGAAATGGCGGGATAGAATACCTCACTACGTGTGTATAGGTTTCGGGTTTGCTATTATGTTGATTAGTAGTACCCAGACAATTATTAGCTACATAAATGGTGGAGACCAAAAGCACTGTGAAACATAG
- the SEC2 gene encoding guanine nucleotide exchange factor SEC2 (similar to uniprot|P17065 Saccharomyces cerevisiae YNL272C SEC2 Guanyl-nucleotide exchange factor for the small G-protein Sec4p located on cytoplasmic vesicles essential for post-Golgi vesicle transport), with product MTEEEESKRVSVQVSSLSTQLIESIDKQSHLEEQLLQARKVIASQRESLQNYEDLRQQLEQAESNLKSERSQNIKIQEELQAARSGKLTAEGEIDRLNKEVEDLTASLFDEANNMVADARRETHSVQVKNSKLAEQLQEKETLLETLEIQLKNLKKVLYNLEEESNDRLKSNQASVAAEDSVASSSESALEKTMNALNGTASPPSPALFSPLLKSLRYDLVLYNEFLKFIAALPQCASIRDSTSYSKLLRRLIHDEIQPVLRLDNASGIGWYLRRNLMSLMIDGSIVVEPVSGINETYRVGHMSSQVEAVPQFQGPEQQSRPHLYNYPADSPPVAIESPCSFCSESRNDILEHGRLYVLKTLQKMENGITETSSQFPLCHYCLLKVRQTCEIFAFLRSLKSGAWHLEAVTISKTNNAFSVQTNSVSNSPTLESPPDKMKPDRKSKRMSFMAGLSKTLPLKTSYTVESASPCPEQITTPTTNIQRAWAQLCKLRSSLHWAHIGIWTLEDVVETKVGPVVAVDRPGNDSIVGDGLVPELGQEARESFSLHNEEEVDNEEGFDFEKMNSTLESAGLEGKETSQTTQTSSGNPTTLDPRTSEGGDAGAKIGASFVQTIADSDTGASSPIQESQTKTARTVEKKAAVPGSIDLDEQNYAQNVEAPARMVKSRTSEAPNGEGTAENIIELVAESDTKKITGKAPESASSDHAKSRSELPSQSATDDEEAGFDDARSTFS from the coding sequence ATgacagaggaagaagagtcTAAGAGGGTCTCGGTACAGGTGTCCTCCTTGTCAACTCAGCTTATTGAAAGTATAGACAAGCAGTCGCACCTAGAAGAACAGCTTTTGCAAGCCCGGAAGGTAATTGCAAGCCAACGAGAATCTTTACAGAACTATGAAGATTTGAGACAGCAGTTAGAGCAGGCGGAGTCCAATTTAAAATCCGAAAGGTCCcaaaacatcaagatccaagaagagcttcaggcaGCGCGATCAGGCAAGTTAACAGCCGAGGGCGAAATTGACAGACTAAacaaagaagttgaggaTCTCACGGCCTCACTTTTCGACGAGGCCAACAACATGGTAGCTGATGCGCGAAGAGAAACGCATAGTGTTCAAGTCAAGAATTCCAAGTTagctgaacaacttcaagagaaagagaccCTTTTGGAAACCCTCGAAATacagctcaaaaatttaaAGAAAGTTCTGTAtaaccttgaagaagagagtaATGATAGGCTGAAGTCAAATCAGGCATCTGTCGCTGCAGAGGACAGCGTCGCTTCCTCGTCAGAATCGGCCCTCGAAAAAACCATGAATGCATTAAACGGGACGGCTTCGCCCCCAAGCcctgctcttttttctccaCTGCTGAAATCTTTACGTTACGATTTGGTCCTGTACaatgagtttttgaagtttatTGCAGCCCTTCCTCAGTGTGCTTCTATAAGAGATTCTACGTCTTACTCTAAACTGTTGAGGAGATTGATACATGATGAGATTCAGCCTGTGCTTCGCCTGGATAATGCAAGCGGTATTGGGTGGTACTTGAGGCGCAATCTTATGAGTTTAATGATTGATGGATCGATTGTTGTTGAGCCAGTCAGTGGTATAAACGAGACGTACAGAGTGGGGCACATGTCCTCTCAAGTTGAAGCGGTACCACAGTTTCAGGGACCAGAACAGCAGTCGCGGCCCCATCTTTATAACTACCCGGCAGATTCCCCTCCTGTAGCAATCGAGAGCCCTTGTTCCTTCTGCTCCGAGAGTAGAAATGATATTTTAGAACATGGCAGGCTTTATGTCTTGAAAACACTACAGAAAATGGAAAATGGTATCACTGAAACAAGTTCCCAATTTCCCCTCTGCCACTATTGTTTGCTAAAGGTTCGACAAACTTGCGAAATTTTTGCATTTCTCAGGTCACTAAAGAGTGGTGCTTGGCATTTAGAAGCTGTAACTATTTCCAAAACCAATAACGCCTTTTCGGTCCAAACCAATTCAGTCTCAAATTCCCCAACCCTTGAAAGCCCTCCTGATAAAATGAAACCCGACAGAAAGTCCAAACGAATGAGTTTTATGGCAGGCTTGTCCAAGACATTACCTCTCAAGACAAGTTATACTGTCGAGAGTGCTTCACCTTGTCCTGAACAAATTACTACGCCAACAACAAACATTCAGCGGGCATGGGCACAGCTCTGTAAATTACGTTCTTCGTTACACTGGGCTCATATAGGTATTTGGACCCTGGAAGATGTTGTTGAGACAAAAGTAGGGCCTGTTGTTGCGGTCGATCGACCCGGTAACGACTCCATAGTTGGAGACGGCCTTGTTCCGGAACTTGGCCAAGAAGCGCGCGAGTCTTTTAGTCTTCATAACGAGGAAGAGGTAGACAACGAAGAAGGATTTGACTTCGAAAAAATGAACAGTACATTAGAGAGCGCGGGGTTGGAGGGTAAGGAGACTTCTCAGACTACACAAACAAGCTCTGGAAATCCCACCACATTGGACCCCAGGACGTCGGAGGGTGGCGACGCTGGAGCAAAAATCGGCGCTTCCTTTGTTCAAACAATCGCAGACTCCGATACTGGCGCATCATCCCCAATACAAGAAAGCCAAACAAAGACAGCAAGAACCGTGgaaaaaaaggcagctGTTCCTGGTTCTATTGACCTAGATGAGCAAAATTACGCCCAAAATGTCGAAGCTCCAGCAAGGATGGTTAAAAGTCGAACAAGTGAGGCCCCCAATGGCGAAGGAACTGCTGAAAACATTATTGAACTTGTGGCTGAAAGCGATACTAAAAAAATAACTGGAAAAGCTCCAGAATCAGCCAGCTCTGATCATGCAAAATCGCGTAGCGAACTCCCATCTCAAAGTGCTAccgatgatgaagaagctggctTTGATGATGCTCGTAGCAcgttttcttga